The Pseudomonas viciae genomic interval TGGCTACCGGCAGTTGCGGGTGCTCAGTCATGCTCGCTCCCTGGGCCAGAGCACCTCGATTTACCACGCCGCTGAGGCTGCGCGCGGGTCTTGGTTAGCAACCCTGGATGGCGATGGTCAGAACGATCCCGCTGACTTGCCGAAGATGCTCGACCTGGTGCGCGGTTCAGAGGGCCAACCGGCAGGGGTCAAGCTGGTGGCGGGGCATCGGGTCAACCGCCGCGACACGGCGAGCAAACGCTGGGCATCGCGCTTTGCCAACAAACTGCGCGCCAGCCTGCTGAAGGACCAGACGCCCGATACTGGCTGCGGCATCAAGTTGATCGAGCGCGAGGCATTTCTACGCTTGCCATATTTCGATCACATGCACCGCTTCATTCCTGCGTTGATCCGCCGGCACAACGGCCGAATGCTGGTGCACCCGGTGAACCACCGTGAGCGTGGGGCAGGGGTTTCCAACTACGGAAACCTCGATCGGGCGCTGGTGGGCATTGTCGATCTGTTCGGGGTGTGGTGGCTGATCAAGCGCACTCGCCTGGACGTCAACGCACAAGAAACCGAGGTCTGAGATGGGCAGAGAATCTTTGTGGCTGGCCGTTGGCTTCGGTGGCCAACTGGCGTTCACCGGGCGTTTTGCCCTGCAATGGCTCTACAGCGAATACAAAAAGCGCAGCATGATCCCGGTTGGATTCTGGTACCTGAGCATCGTCGGCAGCGCGTTGTTGCTGGCTTACGCGATCTACCGCGAGGACCCGGTTTTTATCGTCGGTCAGTCCTTCGGTTTCGTCGTGTACCTGCGCAACTTGCAGTTGATCGCCAAGCATCACCAGCGGGAAAGCGGCGAACTGGATAAAAAGGGCTGAGACGGTGCGGATACGATTGTCTTCCTCGCGGCTGGAGTTGCTGGCTTTTGTGCTGTTGACGTTGCTCATGGTCGGTGCCGGTCTCGGCTGGCGCCAACCGATGAACGTCGATGAGGAGCGTTTTCTCGGCGTGGCCCTGGAAATGCTGCAGAACGGCTCCTGGTTCATTCCTCACCGCGCCGGCGAAATTTACGCCGACAAGCCGCCACTGTTCATGTGGGCGGTGGCGCTGTTCATACAGTTGACCCACTTGCCAAAAGTCGCCCTGTATTTGCCGGCGCTGCTGGCAAGTGCCGTTACCACGGCCTGTTTGTATGACTTGGGGCGACGCTTGTGGGGGCGGCGTGTCGGGGTAATCGCGGCGCTCCTGTTTCTCGCGACCTACCAGACCTACAGCATCTTGCGGACCGGACAGATTGACGGCTTTCTCGCGCTTTGGACGATTCTGGGGATCTATGGCTTATGCCGGCATTTGTTGCTGGGTCCGGCGTGGCGCTGGTACTACGTGGCCTGCGCAGCGATGGGCTTGGGCATCATCAGCAAGGGCGTGGGCTTTCTGCCGGTGTTGATGCTGATCCCCTACGTCTATGCCGTGCGCAAAGGTTGGAACGGTGTGGTGTCCATGCCTGGCGAGGCGGGGCGCTGGTGGTTGGGGCTGGCCGTGGCGCTGGCAGCCATCGCGCTATGGCTGGTGCCTTTGCTGGTGATCGTGGCTCAGGGCAGCCCCGACAGTTTGGCGTACGCCG includes:
- a CDS encoding glycosyltransferase family 2 protein → MHEIPYVSVLIPAKNEAGNLVPLLEEVRSALANEAFEVIVVDDGSTDATAAELRTLQDRGYRQLRVLSHARSLGQSTSIYHAAEAARGSWLATLDGDGQNDPADLPKMLDLVRGSEGQPAGVKLVAGHRVNRRDTASKRWASRFANKLRASLLKDQTPDTGCGIKLIEREAFLRLPYFDHMHRFIPALIRRHNGRMLVHPVNHRERGAGVSNYGNLDRALVGIVDLFGVWWLIKRTRLDVNAQETEV
- a CDS encoding lipid-A-disaccharide synthase N-terminal domain-containing protein — translated: MGRESLWLAVGFGGQLAFTGRFALQWLYSEYKKRSMIPVGFWYLSIVGSALLLAYAIYREDPVFIVGQSFGFVVYLRNLQLIAKHHQRESGELDKKG